The Aquidulcibacter paucihalophilus genome has a window encoding:
- a CDS encoding acyl-CoA carboxylase subunit beta, translating to MNTILEQLEARRAGAKLGGGEKRIASQHAKGKLTARERIDVLLDEGSFEETDMFVEHRSTQFGMEAQRIPGDGVVTGRGTIGGRLVYVFSKDFTVFGGSLSGAHAAKIVKIQTMALTNGAPIIGLFDAGGARIQEGVEALAGYADIFLQNTLASGVIPQISVIMGPCAGGDVYSPAITDFIFMVKDTSYMYVTGPDVVKTVTNELVTHEDLGGARVHSQKSGVADGAFENDLEALSEVRRLIGFLPLSNREKPPVRDSYDDPERDEASLDTLVPANPNQPYDIKELILKTVDEAEFFEIGPDFAKNIVTGFGRLDGQTVGVVANQPQVLAGVLDIDSSRKAARFVRFCDAFDIPLVTFVDVPGFMPGTRQEYGGLIKHGAKLLFAYAEATVPKLTVITRKAYGGAYDVMSSKHLRGDVNYAWPSAEIAVMGAKGAVEIIFRKEAGDPAALAAREAEYKEKFANPFVAAGLGYIDDVIMPHGTRRRLIKALRTLKNKSQENPWKKHDNIPL from the coding sequence ATGAACACCATCCTCGAACAGCTCGAAGCCCGCCGCGCCGGCGCCAAGCTCGGCGGCGGCGAAAAGCGGATCGCCAGCCAGCACGCCAAGGGCAAGCTGACCGCGCGCGAGCGGATCGACGTCCTGCTGGACGAAGGCTCCTTCGAGGAGACCGACATGTTCGTCGAGCACCGCTCGACCCAGTTCGGCATGGAGGCCCAGCGCATCCCCGGCGACGGCGTGGTCACCGGCCGCGGCACCATCGGTGGCCGTCTGGTCTATGTCTTCTCCAAGGATTTCACGGTCTTCGGCGGCTCCCTTTCGGGCGCCCATGCGGCCAAGATCGTCAAGATCCAGACCATGGCCCTGACCAACGGTGCCCCGATCATCGGCCTGTTCGACGCCGGCGGTGCCCGCATCCAGGAGGGGGTCGAGGCCCTGGCGGGCTATGCCGACATCTTCCTGCAGAACACCCTGGCCTCGGGCGTCATCCCCCAGATCAGCGTCATCATGGGCCCCTGCGCCGGTGGCGACGTCTATTCCCCGGCCATCACGGACTTCATCTTCATGGTGAAGGACACGAGCTACATGTATGTGACCGGCCCCGACGTGGTGAAGACGGTCACCAATGAGCTCGTCACCCACGAGGACCTCGGCGGCGCGCGTGTGCATTCGCAGAAGTCCGGCGTCGCCGACGGCGCCTTCGAGAACGATCTGGAGGCCCTCAGCGAGGTCCGCCGTCTGATCGGCTTCCTGCCCCTCTCGAACCGCGAAAAGCCCCCCGTCCGCGACTCCTACGACGACCCGGAGCGCGACGAGGCCAGCCTCGACACCCTGGTCCCGGCCAATCCGAACCAGCCCTATGACATCAAGGAGCTGATCCTGAAGACGGTCGACGAGGCCGAATTCTTCGAGATCGGCCCGGACTTTGCGAAGAACATCGTCACCGGCTTCGGTCGCCTCGACGGCCAGACCGTCGGCGTCGTCGCCAACCAGCCCCAGGTGCTGGCGGGCGTTCTCGACATCGACAGCAGCCGCAAGGCCGCGCGGTTCGTGCGCTTCTGCGACGCCTTCGACATCCCGCTGGTGACCTTCGTCGACGTGCCCGGCTTCATGCCCGGCACGCGCCAGGAATACGGCGGCCTGATCAAACACGGCGCCAAACTGCTGTTCGCCTATGCCGAGGCCACCGTGCCCAAGCTGACCGTCATCACCCGCAAGGCCTATGGCGGCGCCTATGACGTGATGAGCTCCAAACACCTGCGCGGCGACGTCAACTACGCCTGGCCCTCGGCCGAGATCGCCGTCATGGGCGCCAAGGGCGCGGTCGAGATCATCTTCCGCAAGGAGGCCGGCGACCCGGCGGCGCTGGCGGCCCGTGAAGCCGAGTACAAGGAGAAGTTCGCCAACCCCTTCGTCGCGGCAGGCCTCGGCTATATCGACGACGTGATCATGCCGCACGGGACCCGGCGCCGGCTGATCAAGGCGCTACGGACGCTGAAGAACAAGTCGCAGGAAAATCCGTGGAAG
- a CDS encoding RluA family pseudouridine synthase, protein MTDRTPVSLSEADIAAVRSWVIHEDEAVIAFNKPAGLSSQGGRIQAHTLDDLLWAFARSNGKRPDLVHRLDRDTSGVILAAKTKPAAGFFGKAMQARRFRKTYLALLSAAPEPRAGTIETPLLRQEIGRESYMRAVTADTPGAQAALSRYRTLSASDDGALVELDPATGRMHQLRVHMASIGRPLAGDARYGGALTFAGRGAPRLMLHAAKLVFPHPEGGYRTVEAPPPEDFEALKAAAGL, encoded by the coding sequence GTGACCGACCGTACCCCCGTCTCCCTGAGCGAAGCTGACATCGCCGCCGTCCGCTCGTGGGTGATCCACGAGGACGAGGCCGTCATCGCCTTCAACAAGCCCGCCGGCCTGTCCAGCCAGGGCGGTCGCATCCAGGCCCATACGCTGGACGACCTGCTGTGGGCCTTTGCCCGCTCGAACGGAAAGCGGCCTGACCTGGTGCACCGGCTCGACCGCGACACCTCGGGCGTCATCCTCGCCGCCAAAACCAAGCCCGCCGCCGGCTTCTTCGGCAAGGCCATGCAGGCGCGGCGGTTCAGGAAGACCTATCTGGCCCTGCTGTCCGCCGCGCCCGAGCCGCGCGCCGGGACCATCGAAACACCGCTGCTGCGGCAGGAGATCGGCCGCGAGAGCTATATGCGCGCGGTCACGGCCGACACGCCGGGTGCCCAGGCCGCGCTGAGCCGCTACCGCACCCTGTCGGCCTCGGATGACGGGGCGCTGGTCGAACTGGACCCCGCCACCGGCCGGATGCACCAGCTGCGCGTCCACATGGCCTCGATCGGTCGCCCGCTGGCTGGCGACGCCCGTTATGGCGGGGCGCTGACGTTCGCGGGTCGGGGCGCGCCGCGGCTGATGCTGCATGCGGCGAAGCTGGTGTTTCCCCATCCCGAAGGCGGCTACCGCACGGTCGAGGCCCCGCCACCGGAGGATTTCGAGGCGCTGAAGGCGGCGGCGGGTCTGTAG
- a CDS encoding trypsin-like peptidase domain-containing protein, giving the protein MKTPAVALAAVLILAGLGHPTDSVAQDGVFADDRVVPGDALAMKSSFAPVVRTAAPAVVNVSARGVQQVQDPFWSMFGQGPRAQQVGSVGSGVIVRADGVVVTNYHVINGMQQIKVVLNDRREFDARIILADERSDIAVLQLEGVNERLPTLNIDDREEQEVGDLVLAIGNPFGVGQTVTNGIISALNRTETGISDSGSFIQTDAAINPGNSGGALVDMDGDLIGINTAIFSRSGSSSGVGFAVPAAAVRRVVDSAVGGATAVIRPWLGVKGETVSADMARSLGLERPQGLVVTEVWPNGPGDRASLQLGDVITAIDGAEVNDQGGLNFRVGTREPNETVRVSVLRDGRPLVVDARVQRLPGDADVDGAMVIQSGGLTGAQVLALNPALADSLGGDPFASGVVVGRVASNSYARRGVGLQTGDVIMAVNDRPVTSPQQLANLPRGSQLLVERRGQRGVLVVR; this is encoded by the coding sequence ATGAAAACACCTGCCGTCGCCCTCGCCGCCGTCCTGATCCTTGCCGGCCTCGGCCACCCGACCGACAGCGTCGCCCAGGACGGGGTCTTCGCAGACGACCGCGTCGTCCCCGGCGATGCCCTGGCGATGAAGTCCAGCTTCGCGCCCGTGGTGCGGACCGCCGCGCCCGCCGTGGTCAATGTCTCCGCGCGCGGCGTCCAGCAGGTCCAGGACCCGTTCTGGTCGATGTTCGGCCAGGGCCCCCGCGCCCAGCAGGTGGGTTCGGTCGGATCGGGCGTCATCGTCCGGGCCGACGGGGTGGTGGTGACCAACTATCACGTCATCAACGGCATGCAGCAGATCAAGGTCGTGCTGAACGACCGGCGCGAGTTCGACGCCCGCATCATCCTCGCCGACGAGCGCTCCGACATCGCCGTGCTTCAGCTTGAAGGCGTCAATGAGCGGTTGCCGACGCTGAACATCGATGACCGCGAGGAACAGGAGGTCGGTGATCTGGTCCTGGCCATCGGCAATCCGTTCGGGGTCGGCCAGACGGTGACCAACGGCATCATCTCGGCCCTGAACCGGACCGAGACCGGCATTTCCGACAGCGGCTCCTTCATCCAGACCGATGCGGCCATCAATCCGGGCAATTCCGGTGGCGCCCTGGTCGACATGGACGGCGACCTGATCGGCATCAACACGGCCATCTTCTCCCGTTCGGGCTCGTCCTCGGGCGTCGGCTTCGCCGTGCCTGCCGCGGCGGTGCGTCGGGTGGTGGACTCCGCCGTCGGCGGTGCCACGGCCGTGATCCGCCCCTGGCTGGGCGTGAAGGGCGAAACCGTCAGCGCCGACATGGCCCGCAGTCTCGGCCTTGAGCGGCCGCAGGGTCTGGTGGTCACCGAGGTCTGGCCGAACGGCCCCGGCGACCGCGCCAGCCTGCAACTGGGCGACGTCATCACTGCTATCGACGGCGCCGAGGTCAACGACCAGGGCGGTCTGAATTTCCGCGTCGGCACCCGTGAGCCCAATGAGACGGTCCGCGTGTCCGTGCTGCGCGACGGCCGACCGCTGGTCGTCGATGCGCGCGTCCAGCGCCTCCCCGGCGATGCAGATGTAGACGGGGCGATGGTGATCCAGTCGGGCGGCCTGACCGGCGCGCAGGTTCTGGCGCTCAATCCGGCCCTCGCCGACAGCCTGGGCGGGGATCCCTTCGCCAGCGGGGTCGTGGTCGGTCGGGTCGCGTCCAACAGCTATGCCCGGCGCGGCGTCGGCCTGCAGACCGGCGATGTGATCATGGCGGTCAACGACCGCCCGGTGACCTCGCCGCAGCAACTGGCCAACCTGCCGCGCGGCTCCCAGCTGCTGGTCGAGCGCCGCGGACAGCGCGGCGTCCTGGTGGTGCGCTGA
- a CDS encoding HAD-IA family hydrolase has protein sequence MRPLAVFDIDGTLVDSRASIHRAACEAARDIGLPEPEYDRVRQIVGLSLEHAMAVLEPGLDAPTLARFVAGFRASFNRMYQEGHEEPLYPGAMETVRRLHRDGWRLALATGQNRRGVARNLAREGWADLFISSHCAEDGPGKPDPAMLHAAMAACDACPATTIMIGDTAHDIEMAINAGVLPLGVAWGFHTVEEQQAAGARHVARSFAELTVVLDGFADLTRAA, from the coding sequence ATGAGACCCCTCGCCGTCTTCGACATCGACGGAACCCTCGTCGACAGCCGCGCCTCGATCCATCGCGCCGCCTGCGAGGCCGCGCGGGACATCGGCCTGCCCGAGCCTGAGTACGACCGGGTGCGCCAGATCGTCGGCCTGTCGCTCGAGCACGCCATGGCGGTGCTGGAGCCGGGGCTCGATGCGCCGACCCTGGCCCGGTTCGTCGCCGGCTTCCGCGCCAGCTTCAACCGCATGTACCAGGAGGGGCACGAGGAGCCCCTCTATCCGGGGGCCATGGAGACCGTGCGTCGGCTGCACCGGGACGGCTGGCGGCTGGCGCTGGCGACGGGCCAGAACCGCCGCGGCGTGGCCCGCAATCTGGCCCGTGAGGGCTGGGCCGACCTGTTCATCTCCTCCCACTGCGCCGAGGACGGCCCCGGCAAGCCGGACCCGGCCATGCTCCACGCCGCCATGGCCGCCTGCGACGCCTGTCCGGCCACGACGATCATGATCGGCGACACCGCCCATGACATCGAGATGGCGATCAATGCCGGCGTCCTGCCGCTGGGCGTGGCCTGGGGCTTCCATACGGTCGAGGAACAGCAGGCCGCCGGGGCCCGCCACGTCGCCCGATCCTTCGCCGAACTGACCGTGGTGCTGGACGGCTTCGCCGACCTGACCCGCGCCGCCTGA
- a CDS encoding transcriptional regulator: MSARPVPVFDPVIHAPGRLQICAILSSVDSAEFAMLRDAIKVSDSVLSKHLKQLEEAGHVALTKAAENGRQRTWISLTPAGRKAFAAHVAELQRLAAMTAPPALGQGFSG; encoded by the coding sequence ATGAGCGCCCGGCCTGTGCCCGTGTTCGACCCTGTCATCCACGCCCCCGGGCGGCTGCAGATCTGCGCCATCCTTTCCAGCGTGGACAGCGCCGAGTTCGCCATGCTGCGCGACGCCATCAAGGTCTCGGACTCTGTCCTCTCCAAACACCTGAAACAGCTGGAGGAGGCAGGCCATGTCGCCCTCACCAAGGCCGCCGAGAACGGCCGCCAGCGCACCTGGATCAGCCTGACCCCCGCCGGCCGCAAGGCCTTCGCCGCCCATGTCGCCGAGCTTCAGCGGCTGGCGGCGATGACGGCTCCTCCGGCGCTGGGGCAGGGGTTCTCGGGCTAG
- the crcB gene encoding fluoride efflux transporter CrcB, with the protein MTRFLIVAAGGALGAVARYGVGVWTTRLFPAAQWPWATLTVNVAGGLLMGLLAGWLAFRGGAYSESLRLFAAVGVLGGFTTFSAFSLEAALMIERRQLAMAGGYVAASVILSIAALFIGLMVARRAFGAAL; encoded by the coding sequence ATGACACGTTTTCTCATCGTTGCAGCCGGGGGCGCCCTCGGCGCTGTCGCCCGCTACGGGGTCGGCGTCTGGACCACGCGATTGTTTCCGGCTGCGCAGTGGCCGTGGGCCACGCTGACGGTCAATGTTGCCGGCGGCCTGCTGATGGGGCTGCTGGCCGGCTGGCTGGCCTTCCGGGGCGGGGCTTACAGCGAGAGCCTGCGCCTGTTCGCCGCCGTCGGCGTGCTGGGCGGCTTCACCACCTTCTCGGCCTTTTCGCTGGAGGCGGCGCTGATGATCGAGCGCCGTCAATTGGCCATGGCGGGCGGTTACGTCGCCGCCTCGGTGATCCTGTCGATCGCCGCCCTGTTTATCGGCCTGATGGTCGCCCGCCGCGCCTTCGGAGCCGCCCTTTGA
- a CDS encoding VOC family protein: MNLNQVTVEVSDIPRARAFYQRLGLELIVSSDHYARFLCPGGATFSIHLAEVPAPGGTMVYFECDDLDDRVAALKAAGVDFDSDTVDQSWLWREARLRDPDGNRLCLYFAGENRVNPPWRVAPA, encoded by the coding sequence ATGAACCTCAACCAGGTCACCGTCGAGGTCTCCGACATTCCCCGCGCCCGCGCCTTCTACCAGCGGCTCGGGCTGGAACTGATCGTGTCCAGCGACCACTACGCCCGCTTCCTCTGCCCGGGCGGTGCGACCTTCTCGATCCACCTCGCCGAGGTCCCCGCACCCGGCGGGACCATGGTCTATTTCGAGTGCGATGACCTCGATGATCGGGTCGCCGCCCTCAAGGCCGCCGGCGTCGATTTCGACAGTGACACGGTGGACCAGAGCTGGCTCTGGCGCGAGGCCCGGCTTCGTGACCCTGACGGCAATCGCCTGTGCCTGTATTTTGCCGGCGAAAACCGCGTGAATCCACCGTGGCGGGTCGCGCCTGCCTGA
- a CDS encoding ATP12 family protein, producing the protein MPHIPPLDPNVAARKGFRESEERLKRFWKAVDVLEGEGGWAVTLDGRTPKTPAHAPLRLPTEAAARLAADEWAAQGEFIDPATMPATRLASTAIDRVSQVREAVAEEIAAFAGSDLLCYLAEHPTSLAVEQAREWTPWRDWAALELGVVLEPAEGIVHRPQDPAAIARVAELALRLDDFALTGLALATPLLGSAVLAMALQRGVLAGEAAFELSRLDEAFQERQWGVDAEAAERTAARRAEAVMLDRWFRALG; encoded by the coding sequence ATGCCCCACATCCCGCCGCTGGACCCCAACGTCGCCGCCCGCAAGGGTTTCCGCGAGTCCGAGGAGCGACTGAAGCGCTTCTGGAAGGCGGTCGACGTGCTTGAAGGGGAGGGTGGCTGGGCCGTTACGCTGGACGGGCGCACGCCGAAGACGCCGGCCCACGCCCCGCTGCGCCTGCCCACCGAGGCCGCCGCGCGGCTGGCGGCGGACGAATGGGCCGCCCAGGGCGAGTTCATCGATCCCGCGACCATGCCCGCCACCCGTCTGGCCTCGACCGCCATCGACCGGGTCTCGCAGGTCCGCGAGGCCGTGGCCGAAGAGATCGCCGCCTTCGCCGGCTCGGACCTGCTCTGCTACCTCGCGGAGCATCCGACCTCCCTGGCCGTCGAACAGGCCCGCGAATGGACGCCCTGGCGTGACTGGGCGGCGCTGGAACTGGGCGTGGTGCTGGAGCCCGCCGAGGGCATCGTCCATCGGCCGCAGGACCCCGCCGCGATCGCCCGCGTCGCCGAACTGGCCCTGCGCCTCGACGACTTCGCCTTGACCGGACTGGCCTTGGCCACGCCGCTGCTGGGCTCGGCCGTGCTGGCTATGGCGCTCCAGCGCGGCGTTCTGGCCGGCGAGGCCGCCTTCGAGCTCAGCCGCCTCGACGAGGCCTTCCAGGAACGCCAGTGGGGCGTCGACGCCGAGGCCGCCGAACGCACCGCCGCCCGCCGCGCCGAAGCCGTCATGCTGGACCGCTGGTTCCGCGCGCTGGGCTGA
- a CDS encoding replication-associated recombination protein A: MTDLFEASGIHPPDAPLADRLRPRTLEEVVGQDHLLGEGGPIRRMVEAGRLGSMILWGPPGTGKTTIARLLAQAAGYQFQQISAVFSGVADLKKAFEAARMRRAAGQSTLLFVDEIHRFNRAQQDGFLPFVEEGIVTLVGATTENPSFELNGALLSRSQVYVLKRLDDAALDQLLIRAEAQEGKALPLTPESRHALLALADGDGRYLLTMSEVLFDLTSVEPLDVQALAGILQKRAPAYDKSREEHYNLISALHKSVRGSDPDAALYWLARMLNGGEDPLYLARRIVRMAVEDIGEADPLSLLVANAAKDTYDFLGSPEGELALAQAVVHLATAPKSVGVYEAFKAAKRAAAETGSLMPPAHIRNAPTRLMKSLGYGQGYQYDPDTPEGFSGANFFPDGMERRVFYAPKGEGHEAKVKERLERWAAMRAARQGEA, encoded by the coding sequence ATGACTGACCTGTTTGAAGCCTCCGGCATCCATCCCCCTGACGCCCCGCTGGCCGATCGCCTGCGGCCCCGCACGCTTGAGGAGGTGGTGGGTCAGGATCATCTGCTGGGGGAGGGCGGACCGATCCGCCGGATGGTCGAGGCCGGCCGTCTGGGGTCGATGATCCTGTGGGGGCCGCCGGGCACCGGCAAGACCACCATCGCCCGCCTGCTGGCCCAGGCCGCGGGCTATCAGTTCCAGCAGATCAGCGCCGTCTTCTCCGGTGTCGCCGATCTGAAGAAGGCCTTCGAGGCCGCTCGCATGCGCCGCGCCGCCGGCCAGTCGACCCTGCTGTTCGTCGACGAGATCCACCGCTTCAACCGCGCCCAGCAGGACGGTTTCCTGCCCTTCGTGGAGGAGGGGATCGTCACCCTCGTCGGGGCCACGACCGAGAACCCGTCGTTCGAGTTGAACGGGGCGTTGCTGTCGCGGTCGCAGGTCTATGTGCTCAAGCGACTGGACGATGCGGCGCTTGATCAACTGTTGATTCGAGCCGAGGCGCAGGAGGGTAAGGCCCTGCCGCTGACGCCGGAGTCGCGCCACGCCCTGCTGGCCCTGGCGGACGGGGACGGCCGCTATCTGCTGACCATGTCAGAGGTGCTATTCGACCTGACCTCGGTCGAGCCGCTCGATGTGCAGGCGCTCGCCGGCATCCTGCAGAAGCGCGCGCCTGCTTACGACAAGAGTAGAGAAGAACACTATAACCTCATATCGGCGCTTCATAAATCTGTTCGCGGCTCAGACCCTGACGCGGCCCTCTACTGGCTGGCGCGGATGCTGAACGGCGGCGAGGATCCGCTCTATCTGGCACGCCGGATCGTGCGCATGGCGGTCGAGGACATCGGCGAGGCGGACCCTCTGTCCCTGCTGGTCGCCAACGCCGCCAAGGACACCTACGACTTCCTCGGCTCTCCCGAAGGCGAACTGGCCCTCGCCCAGGCCGTCGTCCATCTCGCCACCGCGCCCAAGTCGGTCGGCGTCTATGAGGCCTTCAAGGCGGCCAAACGGGCGGCCGCCGAAACCGGTTCGCTGATGCCTCCGGCCCACATCCGCAACGCCCCGACCAGGCTGATGAAGTCGCTCGGCTACGGTCAGGGCTATCAGTACGACCCCGATACGCCGGAAGGTTTCTCCGGTGCCAACTTCTTCCCCGACGGGATGGAGCGCCGCGTGTTCTACGCCCCGAAAGGCGAGGGGCATGAGGCCAAGGTCAAGGAACGGCTGGAACGCTGGGCGGCGATGCGGGCCGCGCGGCAGGGCGAGGCATGA
- a CDS encoding RluA family pseudouridine synthase: MTDEPIQEAEPAPKREVLTIYVAEAEDGIRLDRWFRRRWPHLSNIQVQKMARSGQIRVDGARIKPEGRLTAGAAVRVPPIPDDTSRQAGDVHTLSAQDIKFAKSLVLYEDDMVIAINKPHGLAVQGGTKTSRHVDRLLSAWGEGMDRPRLVHRLDRDTSGVLLLGKGPEAAKRLAGAFARRQAKKTYWAIVIGNPKPAAGQIDMPLKKTGINDFEMMRPADRKDPRAEPAETAFATISRAAHRASWMALRPFTGRTHQLRAHMAGIGHPILGDPKYGDEKSKELSGPLKLQLHARSIELEHPRGGMLKVEAPLSPEMRAGFIHFGFEEAEGNESDPFEGVRRQR, translated from the coding sequence TTGACTGACGAACCCATCCAGGAAGCCGAACCCGCTCCCAAGCGCGAGGTGCTGACCATCTATGTCGCGGAGGCCGAGGACGGCATCCGGCTGGACCGCTGGTTCCGTCGGCGCTGGCCGCACCTGTCCAACATCCAGGTGCAGAAGATGGCCCGCAGCGGCCAGATCCGCGTCGACGGCGCCCGGATCAAGCCCGAAGGCCGCCTGACCGCCGGTGCCGCCGTGCGCGTCCCGCCGATCCCCGACGACACCTCGCGTCAGGCCGGCGACGTCCACACCCTCAGCGCCCAGGACATCAAATTCGCGAAATCCCTCGTGCTCTACGAGGACGACATGGTCATCGCCATCAACAAGCCCCACGGCCTCGCCGTCCAGGGCGGCACCAAGACCAGCCGGCACGTCGACCGCCTGCTGTCGGCCTGGGGAGAGGGGATGGACCGCCCGCGTCTGGTGCACCGCCTCGACCGCGACACCTCCGGTGTCCTGTTGCTCGGCAAGGGGCCCGAGGCGGCCAAGCGCCTGGCCGGGGCCTTCGCCCGGCGTCAGGCCAAGAAGACCTACTGGGCCATCGTCATCGGCAACCCCAAGCCCGCCGCCGGCCAGATCGACATGCCGCTGAAGAAGACCGGCATCAACGATTTCGAGATGATGCGCCCGGCCGACCGCAAGGATCCGCGCGCCGAACCGGCCGAGACCGCCTTCGCCACCATCAGCCGCGCCGCCCACCGCGCCTCGTGGATGGCCCTGCGCCCCTTCACTGGCCGGACCCACCAGCTGCGCGCCCATATGGCGGGCATCGGCCATCCGATCCTCGGCGATCCCAAATACGGGGATGAGAAGTCGAAAGAGCTGTCGGGCCCGCTGAAGCTGCAACTCCACGCCCGCAGTATCGAGCTGGAGCACCCGCGCGGCGGCATGCTGAAGGTCGAGGCCCCCCTGAGCCCCGAAATGCGCGCCGGCTTCATCCATTTCGGCTTCGAGGAAGCCGAAGGGAACGAGAGTGATCCGTTCGAAGGGGTCCGCCGCCAGCGATGA
- a CDS encoding DUF2214 family protein, translating into MLDLGLAIAHHIAAFGLVALLAMEGLALKDGVVDPVRLAKIDGVYGLVAGLVIAIGVCRVIWGGKGWAYYAENPFFWSKVGLFLAIGLLSIGPTLLILRWRKAAAGAAPFTPPAVELKRARQWVGLEALLLLPLLACAAAMARYPF; encoded by the coding sequence GTGCTCGATCTTGGACTGGCCATTGCCCATCACATCGCGGCCTTCGGGCTTGTCGCCCTGCTGGCGATGGAAGGATTGGCCCTGAAGGACGGCGTGGTGGATCCGGTCCGGCTGGCGAAGATTGACGGAGTCTACGGCCTGGTCGCGGGTCTCGTCATCGCCATCGGCGTCTGCCGGGTGATCTGGGGGGGCAAGGGCTGGGCCTACTACGCCGAAAACCCGTTCTTCTGGAGCAAGGTGGGCCTGTTCCTGGCCATCGGCCTGCTGTCCATCGGGCCGACCCTGCTGATCCTTCGCTGGCGCAAGGCCGCGGCAGGCGCGGCCCCGTTCACGCCGCCTGCCGTCGAGCTGAAGCGGGCGCGCCAGTGGGTCGGACTTGAGGCCTTGCTGCTGCTTCCGCTGCTGGCGTGCGCGGCCGCCATGGCGCGATATCCGTTCTGA
- a CDS encoding VOC family protein, producing the protein MAEPNLIPPGGVIPYLTIPSRGGQAAVEFYRAAFGAEELFRNLAEDGERLMHSRLLINGGLIMLSDEFPEYGQEADVVPKGIALHLQVDDADDWWGRALLAGGIPVMPLADQFWGDRYGRLMDPFGHCWSIASPIKA; encoded by the coding sequence ATGGCCGAACCCAACCTCATCCCGCCGGGCGGCGTCATCCCCTATCTGACCATACCGTCGCGAGGCGGCCAGGCGGCCGTGGAGTTCTATCGCGCGGCCTTCGGCGCCGAAGAGCTGTTTCGCAATCTGGCCGAAGACGGCGAGCGGCTGATGCACAGCCGGCTGCTGATCAATGGCGGCCTGATCATGCTGTCGGATGAATTCCCCGAATATGGCCAGGAGGCCGACGTCGTCCCCAAGGGCATCGCCCTGCATCTGCAGGTCGATGACGCCGACGACTGGTGGGGGCGCGCCCTGCTGGCGGGCGGTATCCCGGTCATGCCCCTGGCCGATCAATTCTGGGGCGACCGCTACGGCCGGCTGATGGACCCGTTCGGCCACTGCTGGTCGATCGCGAGCCCGATCAAGGCCTAG